In Aristaeella hokkaidonensis, the following are encoded in one genomic region:
- a CDS encoding class I SAM-dependent methyltransferase yields MSRLIQLDARLSLAYDLYDPCDLAADIGTDHAHLPAALLQRGRCQHMILTDLSESALKNARETVIRCRLSDRTDLRAGNGLQPLEETCGMISITGMGGRTVHDILLEGAEKLKGASLVLSAHTDLPLIREAVCRIGYHLDREEPCFCAGRYYLVLRARPGVCSLTPRELRLGGPLFESQSSQLIPYLTRRREVLQDKLRGLVSADKPEESLIAQVRDDIAFYDGMIGKGKES; encoded by the coding sequence ATGTCACGTTTGATTCAGCTGGATGCCCGCCTCTCACTCGCCTATGATCTTTATGATCCCTGTGATCTGGCGGCTGACATCGGCACTGACCACGCCCATCTACCGGCCGCGCTCCTGCAGCGCGGCCGCTGTCAGCATATGATCCTGACGGATCTGAGTGAAAGTGCGCTGAAAAACGCCCGGGAAACCGTCATTCGCTGCCGTCTTTCCGACCGGACTGATCTCCGCGCCGGCAACGGTCTTCAGCCGCTTGAAGAAACCTGCGGCATGATCTCCATTACCGGCATGGGCGGCCGCACCGTCCATGATATCCTGCTGGAAGGGGCTGAGAAGCTGAAGGGTGCCTCCCTGGTGCTCTCAGCGCATACGGATCTTCCCCTGATCCGGGAGGCCGTCTGCCGCATCGGTTATCATCTGGACCGGGAGGAGCCCTGCTTCTGTGCGGGCCGCTATTATCTTGTGCTTCGTGCCAGGCCGGGAGTCTGTTCGCTCACCCCGCGTGAGCTCCGTCTTGGCGGTCCACTTTTTGAATCTCAGTCGTCTCAGCTGATTCCCTATCTGACCCGGCGCCGGGAAGTTCTTCAGGATAAACTCCGCGGCCTTGTCTCCGCGGATAAGCCGGAAGAATCCCTCATCGCCCAGGTCCGGGATGATATCGCTTTCTATGACGGAATGATCGGGAAAGGAAAAGAATCATGA
- the rpoD gene encoding RNA polymerase sigma factor RpoD produces the protein MSLSPENRQNRLDELYEYSKSRGTITYKEIMDRLSGMDLDADQLDRVLDTLEAYGVSVVNDAADRQVTLTEEQAADQAAEIARIGGEDNAAIDLSVPEGISIDDPVRMYLKEIGKVPLLTAEEEIEIAKRLEAGDESAKQKLAEANLRLVVSIAKRYVGRGMLFLDLIQEGNLGLIKAVEKFDYRKGFKFSTYATWWIRQAITRAIADQARTIRIPVHMVETINKLIRISRQLLQEYGREPTPEEIAKEMGISEAKVREIIKIAQEPVSLETPIGEEEDSHLGDFIPDEDAPAPAEAASFALMKEQLMDVLDTLTPREEKVLRLRFGLDDGHQRTLEEVGKEFNVTRERIRQIEAKALRKLRHPSRSKKLRDYLD, from the coding sequence TTGTCATTGTCACCCGAAAACAGGCAGAACCGTCTGGATGAGCTTTACGAGTACAGCAAATCCAGGGGAACAATCACCTATAAAGAGATCATGGACCGGCTTTCCGGAATGGATCTGGATGCCGATCAGCTGGATCGTGTGCTGGATACGCTCGAAGCCTACGGCGTATCTGTTGTAAATGATGCCGCTGACCGCCAGGTCACCCTGACGGAAGAGCAGGCCGCGGATCAGGCTGCTGAGATTGCCCGTATCGGGGGCGAAGACAACGCTGCCATCGACCTGAGTGTTCCGGAAGGTATCAGCATTGATGACCCGGTTCGTATGTACCTCAAGGAAATCGGCAAGGTTCCCCTTCTCACCGCGGAAGAAGAAATCGAAATCGCCAAGCGTCTTGAAGCCGGAGATGAAAGCGCCAAACAGAAGCTGGCCGAGGCCAATCTCCGTCTGGTTGTTTCCATTGCCAAGCGCTATGTGGGCCGTGGCATGCTCTTCCTTGACCTGATTCAGGAAGGCAATCTCGGTCTTATCAAAGCCGTGGAAAAGTTTGATTACCGCAAAGGTTTCAAATTCTCCACCTACGCCACCTGGTGGATCCGTCAGGCCATTACCCGCGCCATCGCGGACCAGGCCCGCACCATCCGTATTCCTGTCCACATGGTAGAAACCATCAACAAGCTGATCCGGATTTCCCGTCAGCTCCTGCAGGAATACGGCCGTGAGCCCACCCCTGAAGAAATTGCCAAGGAAATGGGCATTTCCGAAGCAAAGGTCCGTGAGATCATCAAGATCGCCCAGGAACCCGTTTCCCTGGAGACGCCCATCGGTGAGGAAGAAGACAGCCATCTGGGAGACTTCATTCCCGATGAGGATGCCCCCGCTCCTGCTGAGGCCGCTTCCTTCGCCCTGATGAAGGAGCAGCTCATGGATGTGCTGGACACCCTGACCCCCCGTGAGGAAAAGGTGCTTCGTCTCCGTTTCGGTCTGGATGACGGCCATCAGCGCACTCTGGAAGAAGTCGGCAAGGAATTCAATGTTACCCGTGAGCGCATCCGCCAGATCGAAGCGAAAGCGCTCCGCAAACTCCGTCATCCTTCCCGCAGCAAAAAGCTGCGCGATTATCTGGATTAA
- the malQ gene encoding 4-alpha-glucanotransferase, which translates to MRSSGILLHISSLPSPGGIGSMGDEAYAFADFLQASGIRIWQVLPIGPTGYGESPYQSSSVFAGNPLLISCGRLREEGLLTFTDEEEFVPSDPEKVEYDAVRENKEMLLRRCYDESRERLSGQIDEFCRKNAWVQDYALFTALKKHFGGVMWTKWPDADIRFRRPEAVKRYRKELSAEIDYHIFCQYLFRKQWFSLKKYCNERSVLLFGDMPIYVAEDSADTWTHPDIFQLDKNLVPKRVAGVPPDYFSADGQLWGNPLYRWHYLRSRKYDWWVERMKGMAELYDMIRIDHFIGFANYYSVKNGMPNARKGRWVIGPGKALFKRLDHEVPGIRIIAEDLGCVNNRVRKLLDWCGYPGMKVLTFGFDSDESNPHFIGLYEKNTVAYTGTHDNDTTLGWARKASPKALAFAEKTLGFSGADEAPEAFIKALFKGPCDTVVIPMQDVLGLDTYARMNYPGTTGNNWLWRMKPDQLSLDLSMKYYRLNRETDRL; encoded by the coding sequence ATGCGTTCCAGCGGCATTCTGTTGCACATCTCTTCCCTCCCTTCTCCAGGGGGCATCGGCTCCATGGGTGATGAGGCATATGCTTTTGCCGACTTCCTGCAGGCTTCCGGCATCCGCATCTGGCAGGTGCTTCCCATCGGACCGACAGGCTACGGTGAAAGTCCCTATCAGTCCTCCTCCGTCTTTGCCGGCAATCCCCTGCTGATTTCCTGCGGCCGTCTGCGCGAGGAAGGTCTTCTTACTTTTACGGATGAGGAAGAGTTTGTCCCTTCCGATCCGGAAAAAGTGGAATACGACGCAGTCCGTGAAAACAAAGAAATGCTGCTCCGCCGCTGCTATGATGAATCCCGGGAGCGGCTGAGCGGACAGATAGATGAATTCTGCCGGAAAAATGCGTGGGTACAGGATTACGCCCTGTTCACCGCGCTGAAAAAGCATTTCGGCGGGGTTATGTGGACAAAATGGCCGGATGCGGATATCCGTTTCCGCAGGCCGGAGGCTGTGAAGCGTTACCGGAAGGAACTGAGTGCGGAGATTGACTATCACATCTTCTGCCAGTACCTCTTCAGGAAACAGTGGTTTAGCCTCAAGAAATACTGTAATGAACGTTCTGTGCTGCTCTTCGGCGATATGCCAATCTATGTGGCCGAGGATTCTGCTGATACATGGACGCATCCGGATATATTCCAGCTGGATAAAAACCTTGTCCCGAAACGGGTTGCCGGTGTTCCTCCGGATTACTTTTCCGCGGACGGGCAGCTCTGGGGCAATCCCCTTTACCGCTGGCACTATCTGCGCAGCCGGAAGTACGACTGGTGGGTGGAGCGCATGAAAGGAATGGCGGAATTGTATGACATGATCCGGATCGATCATTTCATCGGTTTTGCCAACTACTATTCCGTCAAAAACGGTATGCCGAACGCCCGCAAAGGCCGTTGGGTCATCGGTCCCGGAAAAGCACTTTTCAAGCGGCTGGATCACGAGGTCCCGGGAATCCGTATTATTGCGGAAGACCTGGGCTGCGTAAATAACCGCGTCCGGAAGCTTCTGGACTGGTGCGGTTACCCCGGCATGAAGGTGCTGACTTTCGGTTTTGACTCTGATGAATCCAATCCCCACTTCATCGGACTCTACGAAAAGAATACCGTAGCCTACACAGGCACCCATGATAATGACACTACGCTGGGATGGGCCAGGAAAGCCAGTCCGAAGGCTCTCGCCTTTGCGGAAAAGACTCTCGGATTCTCCGGGGCGGATGAAGCGCCCGAAGCTTTCATCAAAGCGCTCTTCAAAGGTCCCTGCGATACGGTTGTGATCCCGATGCAGGATGTCCTGGGACTTGATACCTACGCCCGGATGAATTACCCCGGCACCACCGGAAATAACTGGCTCTGGCGTATGAAACCTGATCAGCTTTCCCTGGATCTGTCCATGAAGTATTACAGGTTAAACAGGGAAACAGACCGACTCTGA
- a CDS encoding LacI family DNA-binding transcriptional regulator: protein MKVYTIKDIAAMAGVSVTTVSRVLNNRPDVNSATREKVEQIIRECSFVGNTNARGLKQGNEVIGVVIRGRSNPFLSSLAEAILDRADTVPDNFITEYIDEKADEFLTALRMTRQNHVKGLIFVGSLIDKRVDAIRGLDIPMVFTTVNAESAALARASSVAVDDRSMGRVVAEELLNCGHRRIAIFGSNPVAGDSLAMRFQGFCDAFTDRGLSYDNTLYRETRFSFEAGYELARVFFSERPDATALFAMSDTVAVGAIRALRDLGKSVPDDVSVVGFDGVDISRFTVPRLTTVEQPVSEIARRSVNLLLDMMEKGATPRHILVDAAFRKRESIAPCNRA, encoded by the coding sequence GTGAAAGTCTACACAATTAAAGACATTGCCGCCATGGCCGGGGTCTCTGTTACAACGGTCAGCCGCGTGCTGAATAACCGCCCTGATGTCAACAGCGCCACCCGGGAGAAAGTGGAGCAGATCATCAGGGAATGCAGTTTTGTCGGTAATACAAATGCCCGGGGCTTGAAGCAGGGCAACGAGGTCATCGGCGTGGTCATCCGCGGCCGTTCCAATCCCTTCCTCAGTTCTCTGGCTGAAGCGATCCTGGACCGGGCGGATACCGTTCCCGACAATTTCATCACAGAGTATATCGATGAAAAAGCCGATGAATTCCTTACCGCTCTTCGGATGACCCGGCAGAACCACGTCAAGGGATTGATCTTTGTCGGCAGTCTCATTGACAAACGTGTCGACGCGATCCGTGGTCTGGATATCCCCATGGTTTTCACTACCGTGAATGCCGAATCCGCTGCTCTTGCCCGTGCTTCCTCCGTTGCGGTGGATGACCGGAGCATGGGCCGCGTTGTCGCCGAGGAGCTTCTGAACTGCGGCCACCGCCGCATCGCTATCTTCGGCTCCAACCCCGTCGCCGGCGATTCGCTGGCCATGCGTTTCCAGGGCTTCTGTGACGCCTTTACCGACCGGGGACTCAGCTATGATAATACTCTTTATCGTGAAACCCGTTTCTCCTTTGAAGCCGGATACGAACTCGCCCGTGTGTTCTTTTCGGAGCGGCCTGACGCCACGGCTTTGTTTGCGATGAGTGATACCGTGGCCGTCGGCGCAATCCGCGCCCTGCGCGATCTGGGCAAGTCCGTACCTGATGACGTCAGTGTTGTCGGATTTGACGGCGTGGATATCAGCCGCTTCACAGTGCCTCGTCTGACAACGGTGGAGCAGCCTGTCAGTGAGATTGCCCGCCGCAGCGTCAATCTGTTGCTGGATATGATGGAAAAAGGAGCTACTCCCAGACATATTCTGGTTGATGCTGCCTTCCGTAAAAGAGAATCCATTGCGCCCTGTAACCGGGCATAA
- a CDS encoding zinc ribbon domain-containing protein codes for MEKYEALWAYQVEDMKADAIALAIKRSPTRQKLEKARDFILDRQKQYKQIEEDIGAMVDRKDIIAQAIVRSKEQLDNLQKRFEAAPPTTSDEVKSLLAEVSRCRDTIRQYEVEISRIVKETDANEKLQRSVRLDAANAKKSFDQLKADYEEESKSKKEDLENQRAKAKEVMDQVDPALLEEYETIKKHISPPVARLIHGQCSGCNTSLPSAILSKIKGGTLVECETCGRMIIP; via the coding sequence ATGGAAAAGTATGAAGCACTGTGGGCTTACCAGGTGGAAGACATGAAAGCAGACGCCATCGCCCTGGCGATTAAGCGTTCCCCGACCCGGCAGAAGCTGGAGAAGGCCCGTGACTTTATCCTGGATCGCCAGAAGCAGTACAAGCAGATTGAAGAGGATATCGGCGCTATGGTGGACCGCAAGGACATCATTGCCCAGGCCATTGTCCGTTCCAAGGAACAGCTGGACAACCTGCAGAAGCGCTTTGAAGCTGCTCCGCCCACCACGTCGGACGAAGTCAAATCCCTGCTTGCCGAAGTCAGCCGCTGCCGCGATACGATCCGTCAGTATGAAGTGGAGATCAGCCGTATCGTGAAGGAAACGGATGCCAACGAAAAACTGCAGCGCAGTGTTCGTCTGGATGCCGCCAATGCGAAAAAATCCTTCGATCAGCTCAAGGCTGATTATGAAGAGGAGTCCAAAAGCAAGAAGGAAGATCTCGAGAACCAGCGGGCGAAAGCCAAGGAGGTCATGGATCAGGTGGATCCCGCTCTGCTGGAGGAATACGAAACCATCAAGAAGCATATCTCGCCCCCTGTGGCGCGGCTTATTCATGGTCAGTGTTCCGGCTGCAACACTTCCCTTCCCTCTGCCATCCTTTCAAAGATTAAAGGCGGGACACTTGTGGAATGCGAAACCTGCGGACGGATGATCATCCCGTAA
- the dnaG gene encoding DNA primase, with the protein MSSRYPAAWLDELRSRSDIVQIVSGYVALNKKGRKYWGLCPFHGEKTPSFSVDGEHQLYYCFGCKAGGNVFSFYMEMEHCTFNEAVEQLAERAHMPLPEMEKDVDYERRRTQRERLLNANREAARFYHETLFTPQGAAALAYLRRRGLSDGIIRKFGLGASPDDWSVLSDRLLQKGYTLDELVLAGLTVRKKADNGKDRYFDMFRSRAMFPIIDAHGNVLAFGGRTLEKREPKYLNTADTPVFNKRKGVFAANLLRQQRHLDRVILVEGYMDVVSLTQFGVEGVCATLGTALTNEQARLLKRYAPQVYLGYDGDSAGQHAILRGLDILEQENVPARVLDFPDGLDPDEFIRRDGAEGFRLLPAISPAAYRLRRLKDQFDLSSQDSRLAYARGAAEIVSAVDPLERDVLLNQLSVETGFARESLIEQMNLTVNKPAVRTQDTPARIRPPRPDASGASPSEDLKAQELLISLFASGQIPKDMIEEKDFDDDELKSLYRELAAGASPASLPDLAPDEVSRSRFARLLFSPTAGSTDEMITMANDCLTRIRRIRLEKRYEELSQEMSSAPQDRLAELLQEAADISDKLKKLK; encoded by the coding sequence ATGTCTTCCCGCTACCCTGCCGCCTGGCTTGATGAACTGCGAAGCCGCTCTGACATTGTTCAGATCGTCTCAGGCTATGTGGCTCTGAACAAAAAAGGCCGGAAATACTGGGGGCTTTGTCCGTTCCACGGCGAAAAAACCCCTTCTTTTTCCGTGGACGGGGAACATCAGCTTTATTACTGCTTCGGCTGCAAGGCCGGCGGCAATGTGTTCAGTTTCTATATGGAAATGGAACACTGCACCTTCAATGAAGCCGTTGAGCAGCTGGCGGAGCGGGCCCATATGCCTCTCCCGGAAATGGAAAAGGATGTGGATTACGAGCGCCGCCGTACCCAGCGGGAGCGCCTGCTCAATGCCAACCGGGAAGCTGCCCGTTTCTATCATGAAACGCTTTTCACTCCCCAGGGAGCCGCGGCGCTTGCCTACCTTCGCAGGCGCGGGCTGAGTGACGGGATCATCCGCAAATTCGGTCTGGGCGCCTCTCCGGATGACTGGAGCGTCCTGAGCGACCGTCTTCTTCAGAAAGGCTACACCCTGGATGAACTGGTCCTGGCAGGCCTCACAGTCCGCAAAAAGGCGGATAACGGTAAGGATCGCTATTTTGACATGTTCCGCAGCCGCGCCATGTTCCCGATCATTGATGCCCATGGGAATGTTCTCGCCTTTGGCGGCCGTACGCTGGAAAAGCGGGAACCCAAATACCTGAATACAGCCGACACTCCGGTTTTCAACAAGCGCAAGGGCGTCTTCGCCGCCAACCTGCTTCGTCAGCAGCGGCATCTGGACCGGGTCATTCTCGTGGAAGGCTACATGGATGTGGTCAGTCTTACCCAGTTTGGTGTGGAAGGGGTCTGTGCGACCCTTGGTACCGCCCTGACGAACGAGCAGGCCCGCCTGCTTAAGCGCTACGCTCCTCAGGTATATCTTGGCTACGACGGTGACTCCGCGGGCCAGCATGCCATCCTGCGGGGACTGGATATTCTGGAGCAGGAAAACGTTCCTGCCAGGGTGCTGGATTTCCCGGACGGCCTCGATCCGGATGAGTTCATCCGCCGGGACGGAGCCGAAGGCTTCCGTCTTCTGCCCGCCATTTCCCCCGCCGCTTACCGGCTGCGCCGGCTGAAGGATCAGTTTGATCTGTCTTCCCAGGACAGCCGGCTGGCCTATGCCCGTGGTGCCGCTGAGATCGTTTCAGCCGTGGATCCCCTGGAACGGGATGTGCTGCTGAACCAGCTTTCGGTGGAAACCGGTTTTGCCCGCGAATCCCTGATCGAGCAGATGAACCTGACAGTAAACAAGCCGGCAGTCCGTACGCAGGACACACCCGCCCGCATCCGTCCGCCCCGTCCGGACGCCTCCGGAGCGTCTCCCTCTGAGGATCTGAAGGCACAGGAACTGTTGATCAGTCTCTTTGCATCCGGTCAGATTCCGAAAGATATGATTGAAGAAAAGGATTTTGATGATGACGAGTTGAAATCTTTATACAGGGAACTTGCAGCCGGAGCATCCCCCGCATCGCTTCCGGATCTCGCCCCGGATGAAGTATCCCGTTCCCGCTTTGCCAGGCTGCTGTTTTCCCCCACCGCCGGCAGCACTGATGAGATGATCACCATGGCAAACGACTGCCTTACCCGGATCCGCAGGATCCGTCTGGAAAAGCGATACGAAGAGCTGTCACAGGAAATGTCCTCTGCCCCGCAGGACCGGCTGGCCGAGCTCCTGCAGGAAGCGGCGGATATTTCCGATAAGTTGAAAAAGCTGAAGTAA
- a CDS encoding Nif3-like dinuclear metal center hexameric protein yields MTVKDVYDLIDHAAPFETQMESDNSGFLVGSSSQAVDTILFALDVTPAVIDEAVSLGAQLIVTHHPLMFSPVHSLTDDTYEGRMIRRLIREDISLISAHTNLDQAPGGINDTLAERCGLTHVSGEGYFRCGLLPVPLSAADFAADLRQRLHSEVRLMGPADAVIRKVGLCSGGGSDFWNLAADAGCNAFVSGEIRHHHALSMAGSGIVGFECGHFGTEEPGIRALASALQNTVNTIECNVRIYVSGVSAYSFIRQP; encoded by the coding sequence ATGACTGTAAAGGACGTTTATGATCTCATTGATCATGCTGCCCCTTTTGAAACGCAGATGGAATCCGACAATTCGGGTTTCCTCGTCGGCTCCTCCTCGCAGGCTGTCGATACCATTCTCTTTGCGCTTGACGTCACACCGGCCGTTATTGACGAAGCCGTCTCCCTCGGGGCACAGCTGATCGTTACCCATCATCCGCTCATGTTCAGCCCGGTTCATTCCCTGACGGATGACACTTATGAAGGCCGGATGATCCGCCGGCTCATCCGGGAGGATATCAGCCTGATTTCCGCCCACACAAATCTTGATCAGGCTCCCGGCGGTATCAACGACACACTGGCTGAGCGCTGCGGACTCACGCACGTTTCCGGTGAAGGCTATTTCCGCTGTGGACTGCTGCCCGTTCCACTTTCTGCTGCGGATTTCGCGGCGGATCTGCGTCAGCGCCTCCACAGTGAGGTTCGTCTCATGGGACCAGCGGATGCGGTCATCCGGAAAGTCGGTCTTTGCAGCGGCGGCGGAAGCGATTTCTGGAATCTCGCTGCAGATGCCGGCTGTAACGCCTTTGTCAGCGGTGAAATCCGGCATCATCATGCCCTTTCCATGGCAGGCAGCGGCATTGTCGGGTTTGAGTGCGGTCATTTCGGCACGGAGGAACCCGGCATCCGTGCCCTTGCATCGGCTTTACAAAACACTGTCAATACGATAGAATGTAATGTGCGGATATATGTGTCGGGTGTATCCGCCTATTCGTTTATCCGGCAACCGTGA
- a CDS encoding leucine-rich repeat domain-containing protein: MMKRFLLIMLALCVMLCAMPTYADEWDDDDDDWLDDDPGGTFEEEASTSDFKTIAGYDTGEKFVCGDYVYQMTDDGEGALLTNYSGTSGDVVIPDTVDGHPVVAVGAHMFAYNEAVRSVMLPEGIRSIGNMAFFKCIHLHDIIIPEGVTMIDECCFGGCSELSEVQLPASLEEVGRFGFLACTNLEEISFGDELKAIGPGAFQMCASLSKVSIPSGKDVSIEEDSFAGCSPELKILY; the protein is encoded by the coding sequence ATGATGAAGCGATTCCTGCTGATCATGCTGGCGCTGTGCGTGATGCTTTGCGCTATGCCCACCTATGCCGATGAGTGGGACGACGATGATGATGACTGGCTGGATGACGATCCGGGCGGCACATTTGAAGAAGAGGCCAGCACGAGCGACTTTAAAACCATTGCCGGTTATGATACAGGTGAAAAGTTCGTCTGTGGCGATTATGTATACCAGATGACAGACGACGGAGAAGGCGCCCTGCTGACCAATTATTCCGGAACTTCCGGCGATGTGGTAATTCCCGATACGGTGGACGGGCATCCGGTTGTTGCGGTCGGCGCCCACATGTTCGCCTACAATGAAGCGGTCCGGTCCGTAATGCTGCCCGAAGGAATCCGTTCCATCGGGAATATGGCATTTTTCAAGTGCATTCATCTTCACGATATTATCATTCCTGAAGGCGTTACAATGATTGATGAATGCTGCTTCGGCGGATGCTCGGAGCTGTCCGAGGTACAGTTGCCTGCCTCACTGGAGGAAGTCGGCCGATTCGGATTCCTGGCCTGCACAAACCTGGAGGAGATTTCATTCGGCGATGAGCTGAAGGCGATCGGCCCCGGCGCTTTTCAGATGTGCGCATCGCTGAGCAAGGTTTCCATTCCGTCAGGCAAGGACGTCTCCATTGAGGAAGATTCTTTTGCCGGCTGCTCGCCCGAACTGAAGATTCTTTACTGA
- a CDS encoding deoxyguanosinetriphosphate triphosphohydrolase, translating to MTIRERQEQQEKLLLAPWAARSAETAGRDIPVEPCDLRTEYQRDRDRIIHCKSFRRLKFKTQVFLSPEGDHYRTRLTHTLEVSQVARTLARSLRLNEDLTEAIALGHDLGHTPYGHIGERTLNDLLPEGFRHNEQSLRVVEVLENGGEGLNLTKEVRQGILSHSGKTEPATVEAECVRRADRIAYLNHDLDDALRAGILRPFELPEDCLNVLGHTHRERINTMINDIVTCSEDQPHLSMSAPVENAMDGLREFMFDRVYRDGWRDPEEARCDYVLRHLFDYYCEHPGEMPEEFVMIGYRDGTERSVCDFLSCMTDRYATRKFQELFVPSAFPAF from the coding sequence GTGACAATCCGGGAAAGGCAGGAGCAGCAGGAAAAGCTTCTTCTGGCGCCGTGGGCCGCACGCTCTGCGGAGACTGCCGGCCGTGATATTCCGGTGGAACCTTGTGATCTGCGGACGGAATACCAGCGTGACCGGGACCGGATTATCCACTGTAAGTCCTTCCGTCGCCTGAAGTTTAAAACCCAGGTTTTCCTTTCTCCGGAAGGCGACCATTACCGCACCCGCCTGACCCACACCCTCGAGGTGTCCCAGGTGGCCCGTACGCTGGCGCGTTCCCTCCGGCTGAATGAGGACCTGACCGAAGCCATCGCCCTGGGACATGATCTCGGCCATACTCCCTATGGTCATATCGGAGAGCGCACGCTGAATGATCTGCTTCCGGAAGGTTTCCGCCATAACGAGCAGAGTCTCCGCGTAGTGGAGGTGCTTGAAAACGGCGGTGAAGGCCTGAACCTGACCAAAGAAGTCCGCCAGGGGATTCTCTCCCATTCCGGCAAAACAGAGCCCGCCACAGTGGAAGCGGAATGCGTCCGCCGGGCTGACCGGATTGCGTACCTGAATCACGATCTGGACGACGCGCTCCGGGCTGGCATTCTCAGGCCCTTTGAACTTCCTGAGGATTGTCTCAACGTGCTCGGACACACCCATCGTGAACGGATCAATACCATGATCAATGATATCGTTACCTGCAGTGAGGATCAGCCCCACCTGTCCATGTCAGCCCCGGTGGAAAACGCCATGGACGGCCTGCGGGAGTTTATGTTTGACCGGGTTTATCGGGATGGCTGGCGCGATCCGGAAGAAGCCCGCTGCGACTATGTGCTCCGTCATCTGTTCGATTACTACTGCGAGCATCCCGGTGAAATGCCGGAAGAATTTGTCATGATAGGCTATCGTGACGGTACGGAACGCAGCGTCTGCGACTTCCTTTCCTGCATGACCGACCGCTACGCCACCCGTAAATTCCAGGAGTTGTTTGTTCCATCTGCCTTCCCCGCATTTTAA